One window from the genome of Ammoniphilus sp. CFH 90114 encodes:
- a CDS encoding alpha-ketoacid dehydrogenase subunit beta: protein MAQMTMIQAITDAMRVELQRDPSVLVFGEDVGKNGGVFRATEGLQKEFGEERVFDTPLAESGIGGLAIGLGLQGFRPVAEIQFFGFVFEVFDSVAAQAARMRYRSGGRYHSPIVFRSPFGGGVKTPELHADSLEGLMLQTPGIKVVIPSNPYDAKGLLISAIRDNDPVVYLEHMKLYRSFRAEVPEGDYTIPLGKANVVKEGQDITVITYGAMVHTSLKAAEELEKSRGIKAEVIDLRTISPIDIETIVKSVQKTNRAIVVQEAQKTAGAASEIIAQINERAILHLEAPVIRIASPDTVFPFATVEDDWLPDPKRVIEGMDYVLNF, encoded by the coding sequence ATGGCGCAGATGACGATGATCCAGGCAATTACAGATGCTATGAGAGTAGAACTGCAACGAGACCCTTCTGTCCTTGTTTTCGGAGAAGACGTTGGTAAGAATGGTGGTGTATTTCGCGCAACGGAGGGGCTGCAAAAGGAGTTTGGTGAAGAGCGAGTATTTGACACTCCATTGGCTGAATCCGGTATTGGCGGACTTGCCATCGGTCTGGGTCTTCAAGGTTTTCGTCCGGTTGCTGAGATTCAATTTTTCGGTTTTGTATTTGAGGTATTTGATTCGGTTGCTGCTCAAGCCGCTCGGATGAGATATCGATCTGGTGGAAGATACCATAGCCCTATCGTTTTCCGCTCTCCCTTTGGTGGTGGTGTTAAGACACCGGAGTTACATGCTGACAGCTTAGAGGGGCTCATGTTGCAAACGCCAGGAATCAAAGTCGTCATTCCTTCTAACCCCTACGATGCTAAGGGATTATTAATTTCGGCCATTCGTGATAATGATCCTGTTGTCTATCTTGAACATATGAAGCTCTACCGTTCCTTCCGCGCTGAGGTACCCGAAGGAGATTACACGATTCCTCTAGGTAAGGCAAATGTGGTAAAAGAAGGACAAGACATTACGGTTATCACCTATGGAGCGATGGTGCACACCTCCCTAAAAGCGGCAGAGGAGCTCGAAAAATCTCGAGGAATTAAAGCGGAAGTCATTGATCTTCGAACCATTAGTCCAATAGACATCGAGACGATTGTAAAATCAGTCCAAAAAACCAATCGGGCCATCGTTGTACAAGAGGCTCAAAAAACAGCAGGAGCAGCATCAGAAATTATTGCCCAAATTAATGAAAGAGCCATTTTGCACTTAGAGGCCCCAGTCATTCGAATAGCTTCTCCAGATACCGTTTTCCCTTTTGCTACCGTGGAAGATGATTGGCTGCCGGATCCTAAGCGAGTGATTGAGGGTATGGATTACGTATTGAATTTCTAA
- a CDS encoding DegV family protein — MARICIVTDSTADIPKALAEELSIRIVPLKVHISGETYLDGVNITPTVFFHKLRTTEQFPTTSQPSPGDFEQVYMELAEEYGQDVQIISIHLSSALSGTYQSANLAKNMVEPPMDITVVDSKKAAYLLGTIVVQAAKAVKNGKTKEECLELVNRMIIGQREFFVLDTLTYLQKGGRIGKAQAVIGTLLNVKPILSLNEAGEVYPFDKVRGKKKAMATMIGELKEYAGNHEVIASILYAMNPEEAEQLKTQLEEEFNVSEIALSEIGPVIGAHVGPNVLAISMFKV, encoded by the coding sequence ATGGCACGAATTTGCATTGTAACTGACAGCACAGCAGATATCCCTAAAGCATTAGCAGAGGAACTATCCATTCGTATAGTCCCTCTCAAAGTTCACATCAGTGGAGAGACCTACCTGGATGGAGTAAACATTACGCCAACCGTTTTTTTTCATAAATTAAGGACAACAGAGCAGTTTCCAACTACATCGCAGCCTTCTCCCGGTGATTTCGAACAAGTGTATATGGAGCTTGCAGAGGAGTATGGACAGGATGTTCAGATTATTTCTATTCACTTGTCGAGTGCGTTAAGCGGAACGTACCAATCTGCCAACTTAGCAAAGAACATGGTTGAACCTCCCATGGATATTACGGTCGTTGATTCTAAAAAAGCAGCGTATCTGCTTGGAACCATTGTTGTTCAAGCAGCAAAGGCTGTAAAGAATGGCAAAACGAAAGAGGAATGTCTCGAACTTGTGAACCGCATGATTATAGGGCAGAGAGAGTTCTTCGTCTTAGACACGCTGACTTACTTGCAAAAAGGCGGTAGGATTGGAAAAGCTCAAGCGGTCATTGGTACCCTTCTTAACGTAAAGCCTATTCTTTCTTTAAACGAGGCCGGGGAGGTCTACCCTTTTGACAAGGTACGAGGGAAGAAGAAAGCGATGGCCACGATGATTGGGGAGCTAAAGGAATATGCAGGTAATCACGAAGTTATCGCCTCGATTCTCTATGCAATGAACCCTGAGGAAGCAGAGCAGCTTAAAACACAATTGGAAGAAGAATTTAATGTTTCAGAAATTGCATTATCTGAGATTGGTCCCGTTATAGGAGCGCATGTAGGTCCTAACGTTTTAGCCATCTCTATGTTTAAAGTATAG
- the sdaAB gene encoding L-serine ammonia-lyase, iron-sulfur-dependent subunit beta has product MKYRSVFDIIGPIMIGPSSSHTAGAARIGLMARKLFHDRPKTADILFLGSFAKTYKGHGTDIALVGGILGFNTFDKRIVDSFQWAKEWNVDIKIQVSEELPNHPNTTRITLSDDKTSLMVEGISIGGGKMEITGVDGYSLRITGESPTLLLWHEDRYGLVAAVSQVLAKYQVNIGYMEMARKSKGSESLMVIETDQTIPQEVCSEIEALAHIKKVITLEPLE; this is encoded by the coding sequence ATGAAGTATCGTTCGGTGTTTGATATCATTGGCCCCATTATGATTGGTCCATCTAGTTCTCATACAGCTGGAGCAGCACGTATTGGGTTAATGGCCCGTAAATTGTTTCATGATCGTCCTAAAACAGCTGACATTCTGTTTCTGGGATCTTTCGCCAAAACTTATAAGGGTCATGGTACGGATATTGCCCTAGTAGGCGGGATTTTAGGGTTTAACACGTTTGATAAAAGAATTGTTGACTCCTTTCAATGGGCGAAGGAATGGAATGTAGATATAAAGATTCAAGTTTCAGAAGAACTTCCAAACCATCCGAATACAACTAGAATCACGCTTTCCGATGATAAGACCTCTCTTATGGTGGAGGGAATATCCATTGGTGGAGGGAAAATGGAAATCACAGGGGTAGACGGATATTCTCTTAGGATTACGGGGGAGAGTCCTACCCTTTTGCTTTGGCATGAAGATCGTTATGGCTTAGTAGCAGCAGTGTCCCAGGTTTTAGCCAAATACCAAGTGAATATTGGTTACATGGAGATGGCTAGAAAATCGAAGGGATCGGAGTCCCTAATGGTCATTGAAACGGACCAGACCATTCCACAAGAGGTGTGCAGCGAAATAGAGGCGTTGGCACATATTAAAAAGGTAATTACACTAGAGCCTTTGGAATAA
- a CDS encoding dihydrolipoamide acetyltransferase family protein, translating to MGVFIFTLPDIGEGIHEGEIVKWHVKPGDTVKEDQTILEVQNDKAVVEIPSPVNGTVKELKVAEGTVSVVGDTLVTFEVEGAGNEGETPAHAPEPAVTTQKQPKVEEAVPVAASAPVTQPAPVDKTLILATPSIRKLAREKGVDLSLVRGTGNHGRITREDILGFTGGQVQVANTKDAVVPEAAEVPAAPPNTQEAATMTQATAEGAVEIVPLKGVRKVIAAAMVRSKTTAPHVTIIDEVDVSKLVAFRNRIKPVAEKKQIKVTYLPFIVKAVVGALKAFPALNASIDDEKGEIIYKKFYNVGIATDTDNGLMVPVIADTDRRSIWEIASRINELALKARDGKLAPQDMKNGTFTISNIGSAGGQYFTPVINYPEVAILGVGRIADKPVVKGGLVQAAPVMALSLSFDHRLIDGVTAQQFVNYLKQVLEDPELLLMEV from the coding sequence ATGGGTGTTTTTATTTTTACACTTCCCGATATCGGTGAGGGAATTCACGAGGGAGAAATCGTTAAGTGGCATGTGAAGCCAGGGGACACGGTTAAAGAAGATCAAACCATTCTGGAAGTACAAAACGATAAAGCTGTGGTTGAAATTCCTTCTCCTGTTAATGGTACTGTTAAAGAACTTAAAGTAGCAGAAGGAACTGTCTCCGTTGTAGGAGATACTCTTGTCACCTTTGAAGTAGAGGGAGCTGGCAATGAGGGGGAAACTCCGGCGCATGCACCAGAACCTGCGGTTACAACTCAAAAACAACCTAAGGTCGAAGAGGCTGTTCCTGTTGCTGCTTCAGCCCCTGTAACACAGCCAGCCCCAGTGGATAAAACCTTAATACTCGCTACACCTAGTATCAGAAAGCTCGCCCGCGAGAAAGGGGTTGACCTATCCCTCGTCCGTGGAACAGGCAACCATGGACGCATAACGAGAGAGGATATCCTTGGCTTTACCGGCGGACAAGTTCAAGTTGCAAATACAAAGGATGCTGTTGTTCCTGAGGCGGCTGAGGTTCCAGCTGCTCCTCCGAATACCCAAGAAGCAGCTACGATGACGCAGGCTACTGCCGAAGGTGCGGTAGAAATCGTCCCGCTTAAGGGAGTGCGAAAAGTGATCGCCGCTGCCATGGTTCGCTCTAAGACAACCGCCCCACATGTTACGATTATTGATGAGGTCGATGTGAGTAAATTAGTTGCGTTCCGCAACCGGATCAAACCGGTAGCTGAGAAAAAACAGATTAAAGTGACCTATCTACCTTTCATCGTTAAAGCTGTCGTCGGAGCATTAAAAGCGTTCCCTGCCCTTAATGCTTCCATTGATGACGAAAAGGGCGAAATCATTTATAAGAAGTTTTATAACGTTGGTATTGCAACGGATACGGACAATGGACTGATGGTGCCCGTTATTGCAGATACCGATCGTCGAAGCATCTGGGAGATTGCTTCGAGAATTAATGAGTTGGCACTCAAAGCAAGAGACGGAAAGTTAGCTCCACAGGATATGAAGAACGGCACCTTCACGATTAGCAATATTGGTTCTGCAGGTGGACAATACTTCACTCCTGTCATTAATTATCCGGAAGTCGCGATCCTTGGTGTAGGTCGAATTGCAGATAAACCGGTAGTAAAAGGCGGACTTGTCCAGGCTGCTCCGGTGATGGCTCTATCCCTCAGCTTTGATCACCGACTCATCGATGGAGTCACAGCCCAACAGTTCGTGAATTATCTCAAGCAAGTGCTAGAAGATCCTGAACTGTTGCTGATGGAGGTGTAA
- the pdhA gene encoding pyruvate dehydrogenase (acetyl-transferring) E1 component subunit alpha, which yields MNTEVLMKDEIVRPLQVLNPDGTLVSSETMPAISDQKLKELMRKMVYTRVWDQRAISLNRQGRLGFYAPVAGQEASMVGSQSALDKEDFILPSYRDIPQIVWHGLPLYQAFLYSRGHQHGGQIPEGVNVLMPQIIIGAQIIQCAGVAMGFKLNKQKHVAITYIGDGGTSQGDFYEGINYAGAYRLPAIFVIQNNRYAISVPVEKQTAARTLAQKAVAAGIPGIQVDGMDVLAVYQAVQEAKQRAERGEGPTLIEALTYRFGPHTMAGDDPTRYRTHEELTDWEQKDPLIRFRKFLEGRNLWSEQEENEVIEQTKKDITEAIKKTDETPRVKVTDMIDSMFEHLPPHLEDQKAEFMKREGK from the coding sequence ATGAATACAGAAGTCTTGATGAAAGACGAAATCGTCCGACCACTTCAGGTGTTAAACCCAGACGGAACTCTCGTCTCTTCTGAAACCATGCCGGCCATATCTGATCAGAAATTAAAAGAACTTATGCGAAAAATGGTGTATACCCGGGTATGGGACCAAAGAGCCATTAGCTTAAATCGCCAAGGCCGATTAGGATTCTATGCTCCAGTTGCTGGACAAGAAGCATCTATGGTTGGTAGTCAATCAGCTCTAGATAAAGAAGATTTTATTTTACCTAGTTATAGAGACATTCCACAAATTGTATGGCATGGGCTGCCTTTGTACCAAGCCTTCCTATACTCTAGGGGCCATCAGCACGGTGGACAAATCCCTGAAGGCGTGAACGTTCTCATGCCGCAAATTATTATTGGTGCACAAATTATCCAATGTGCCGGGGTTGCCATGGGCTTTAAATTAAATAAGCAAAAACATGTGGCTATTACATACATTGGTGATGGAGGTACATCGCAAGGCGATTTCTATGAAGGAATTAATTATGCGGGTGCTTACCGCTTGCCTGCGATCTTTGTCATCCAAAATAACCGCTATGCAATTTCTGTTCCTGTAGAAAAGCAAACTGCTGCTAGAACGCTTGCACAAAAAGCCGTAGCAGCTGGCATCCCAGGAATTCAAGTAGATGGAATGGACGTATTGGCTGTATATCAGGCTGTTCAAGAAGCAAAACAGCGAGCTGAACGCGGTGAAGGACCTACACTTATAGAAGCCCTCACTTATCGTTTCGGGCCTCATACGATGGCTGGGGACGATCCCACTCGTTACCGCACACACGAAGAACTTACTGATTGGGAGCAGAAAGATCCTCTTATTCGTTTCCGTAAATTCCTTGAGGGCAGAAATTTATGGAGTGAGCAGGAAGAAAATGAAGTCATTGAACAAACGAAAAAAGACATTACAGAAGCCATAAAGAAAACAGATGAAACACCTAGAGTGAAGGTGACTGATATGATCGACAGCATGTTCGAGCATCTCCCTCCTCACCTCGAGGATCAGAAAGCCGAATTCATGAAAAGGGAGGGTAAATAA
- the rsmD gene encoding 16S rRNA (guanine(966)-N(2))-methyltransferase RsmD — protein sequence MRVISGSKKGMPLLAVPGKGTRPTVDKVKESIFSMIGPYFNGGIALDLYAGTGGLGIEALSRGMDKVIFVDMDRKALDVIKTNLERTHFTDQAEVYKNEASRALKALIKREELKLDLVFLDPPYAYQKIESEIAILHDHGVLSPNAFIVAETDVEYQLSDQIGQVVKRKEVEYGNTRITVFQFREAGREGDEES from the coding sequence ATGAGAGTGATCTCAGGTTCCAAGAAGGGCATGCCTTTACTTGCTGTTCCAGGTAAAGGAACACGACCAACCGTTGACAAAGTTAAGGAATCCATCTTTAGTATGATTGGACCTTATTTTAACGGTGGAATTGCTCTAGATCTTTATGCTGGAACAGGCGGATTAGGGATAGAAGCCCTCAGTAGAGGGATGGATAAAGTGATCTTCGTGGATATGGATAGAAAAGCGCTTGATGTGATTAAGACGAATCTAGAGCGAACCCACTTCACGGATCAAGCTGAGGTGTATAAAAACGAAGCCAGCCGAGCCTTAAAGGCCTTAATAAAGAGGGAAGAGCTAAAGTTAGATTTAGTTTTCTTAGATCCACCATACGCTTATCAAAAAATAGAAAGTGAAATTGCAATCCTACACGACCATGGGGTGCTTAGTCCGAATGCCTTTATCGTGGCTGAAACTGATGTAGAGTATCAATTATCAGACCAGATTGGACAAGTGGTTAAAAGAAAAGAAGTAGAATACGGTAATACACGGATTACCGTATTTCAGTTTAGAGAAGCAGGAAGGGAAGGAGACGAGGAATCATGA
- the sdaAA gene encoding L-serine ammonia-lyase, iron-sulfur-dependent, subunit alpha produces the protein MAFRTIAELVELSVMENKPISEIMIETEVEMSGKTREAVLEMMARNLEVMEEAVERGIKDTERSRSGLTGGDAVLLQNYLKHHKPLSGELLLDAVSKSVATNEVNAKMGTICATPTAGACGIVPGTLFAVSQKLDASREQMIRYLFTSGAVGFVIANNAFISGAAGGCQAEVGSATAMAAAAIVEMAGGSAEQSAQAVAIALKNMLGLVCDPVAGLVEVPCVKRNAMGAAIAMTAADMALAGIRSAIPTDEVIDAMYRIGCVMPNTLKETALGGLAATPTGRELERRIFGTPEE, from the coding sequence ATGGCCTTTCGCACGATTGCGGAATTAGTAGAGCTTTCGGTTATGGAAAATAAACCAATCTCCGAAATTATGATTGAGACAGAAGTTGAAATGTCAGGTAAAACGCGGGAAGCAGTATTAGAAATGATGGCCAGAAACTTAGAGGTGATGGAAGAAGCAGTCGAACGGGGAATAAAGGATACGGAACGTTCTCGCAGTGGGCTCACGGGTGGAGATGCCGTATTGCTCCAGAATTACCTTAAACATCACAAGCCCTTGTCTGGGGAACTTCTGCTTGATGCTGTAAGTAAATCAGTGGCAACTAATGAGGTTAATGCAAAGATGGGAACCATATGTGCGACTCCTACTGCGGGAGCGTGCGGTATTGTGCCAGGTACGCTATTCGCCGTAAGTCAAAAGCTTGATGCATCAAGGGAGCAAATGATCCGCTATCTATTTACATCAGGGGCAGTCGGGTTTGTCATTGCCAATAATGCCTTTATTTCCGGTGCAGCAGGTGGGTGTCAAGCCGAGGTAGGCTCGGCAACAGCTATGGCAGCAGCTGCTATTGTAGAAATGGCCGGAGGAAGCGCAGAGCAATCTGCTCAGGCGGTGGCCATAGCCTTGAAGAACATGCTTGGGCTAGTTTGTGATCCAGTAGCTGGTTTAGTAGAAGTTCCTTGTGTAAAGCGCAATGCAATGGGAGCTGCGATAGCCATGACGGCCGCGGACATGGCTCTTGCCGGAATTAGAAGTGCGATTCCAACGGATGAGGTTATTGATGCTATGTATCGGATTGGCTGTGTAATGCCAAATACATTGAAGGAGACTGCACTAGGAGGATTGGCGGCGACACCTACAGGTCGAGAGCTTGAACGTCGAATCTTCGGTACGCCAGAAGAATAA
- the lpdA gene encoding dihydrolipoyl dehydrogenase, whose translation MVVGEFTTEVDVLVIGAGPGGYVAAIRAAQLGKSVVIVDKDNVGGVCLNRGCIPSKALISAAHRYEEMQESSDMGIVAEQVKMDYSKVQSWKDSVVEKLTKGVEGLLKGNKVQIVSGEALFVEKDQVRVLSGYESNRYKFNHCIIATGSRPIELKAFPYGNRILSSTEALSLKEIPKSIIVIGGGYIGVELGQTYAKLGSDVTILEGADHILPGFEKPITQLVNKALKKRNVTIHTKALAQKAEQTDTEVTVTFQVGDEVKTVTAEYLLVTVGRKPNTDEFGLEGIGLQMDERGLIQVDHQCKTNIPNIYAIGDIVPGPALAHKASYEGKVAAEVIAGLPSAIDYKVIPAIVFSDPEIASVGLSESEAKDKGISITTGRFAYGANGRALSANKSEGIVKVVAEKDSGIILGAQITGYEASNLISEVALAIEMGATLEDLILTIHAHPTLAEMVMEAAEAAAGHGIHSLSK comes from the coding sequence GTGGTTGTAGGAGAGTTTACAACGGAAGTTGACGTGCTTGTGATCGGTGCTGGCCCCGGTGGCTATGTTGCAGCGATTCGAGCAGCCCAGCTCGGAAAAAGTGTCGTGATTGTAGATAAGGACAATGTAGGTGGGGTATGTCTTAACAGAGGCTGTATTCCGTCAAAAGCCTTGATTTCTGCGGCCCATCGGTATGAGGAGATGCAAGAGTCTTCGGATATGGGGATAGTAGCCGAGCAAGTAAAAATGGATTACAGTAAAGTACAATCTTGGAAAGATAGCGTAGTTGAAAAATTAACCAAAGGCGTAGAAGGACTGCTTAAAGGAAATAAAGTACAAATCGTCTCTGGTGAAGCGCTGTTTGTAGAAAAAGATCAAGTTAGAGTATTAAGCGGGTATGAAAGTAATCGATATAAATTTAATCACTGTATCATTGCAACCGGATCTCGTCCAATTGAACTAAAGGCCTTCCCCTACGGGAATCGGATTCTATCTTCAACCGAGGCTCTTAGCCTAAAAGAAATCCCTAAGAGCATCATTGTCATCGGTGGAGGGTATATCGGTGTAGAGCTAGGACAGACTTACGCTAAATTGGGTTCCGATGTAACCATCCTAGAAGGAGCTGATCATATCCTCCCGGGGTTTGAGAAGCCGATTACGCAATTAGTCAATAAGGCCTTGAAAAAGAGGAACGTAACGATCCACACCAAAGCACTCGCCCAAAAAGCTGAACAAACAGATACGGAAGTAACGGTGACCTTCCAAGTCGGGGACGAAGTTAAAACGGTGACGGCAGAGTATCTATTAGTGACGGTTGGACGCAAGCCAAATACAGACGAGTTTGGGCTCGAGGGCATTGGCTTACAAATGGATGAACGTGGGCTCATACAAGTGGACCATCAATGCAAAACCAATATCCCTAATATTTATGCCATCGGGGATATTGTCCCTGGACCAGCTCTTGCTCATAAAGCTTCTTACGAGGGGAAAGTAGCGGCCGAAGTGATTGCCGGCCTGCCAAGTGCTATTGATTACAAGGTCATTCCAGCTATTGTATTCTCAGACCCCGAAATTGCCAGCGTCGGACTTAGTGAATCGGAAGCAAAGGACAAAGGGATTAGTATTACTACTGGACGGTTCGCCTATGGAGCGAATGGCCGTGCTTTAAGTGCGAATAAATCAGAGGGTATCGTAAAAGTCGTGGCTGAAAAGGATAGCGGAATTATCCTTGGCGCCCAAATTACGGGCTACGAGGCCTCTAATCTCATCTCTGAGGTGGCCTTAGCCATAGAGATGGGAGCTACACTCGAGGACCTCATTCTTACGATCCATGCCCATCCAACGTTAGCGGAAATGGTGATGGAAGCAGCTGAAGCGGCGGCAGGTCATGGAATTCATTCTTTGAGTAAATAA
- a CDS encoding DUF5658 family protein, whose translation MKFHFHSRRILIPLLLLCIADTVFTDIGLSFEWIEELNPLMKYIYFEQGVALFYLIKMGLPCSLFLIKNFSTSLRLLLVFTTTLYTGILFMHLAWFTQIY comes from the coding sequence TTGAAGTTTCATTTTCATTCTCGTCGTATACTCATTCCACTCTTGTTGCTATGTATTGCTGATACCGTTTTCACTGATATAGGGCTCTCCTTCGAATGGATTGAAGAATTAAACCCACTTATGAAGTATATTTATTTCGAACAAGGAGTAGCGTTGTTTTACCTCATCAAGATGGGCTTGCCCTGCAGCTTATTCCTGATTAAGAACTTTTCCACTTCCCTTCGGCTTCTTCTCGTCTTTACCACCACGTTATATACCGGTATCCTCTTTATGCATCTGGCCTGGTTTACCCAAATCTATTGA
- the recG gene encoding ATP-dependent DNA helicase RecG, protein MSRLWSQVTEVKGIGEEKANDLKALGIATVHDLLFYFPSRYEDYTLKDLSEVADGERVTIRGTVYGEPSVRFYGRNKSRMTVRLVVDQFVVTGIWFNQHFLKTKITPGKEIQISGKWERNRLQVTVAETKVTPPSVNEATDGKPIIQPVYPVSSTVTVKQMRKYISQALKQFSQEIKEILPAYLLGRYEFIHRAEAITSIHFPPSTQAGRKARDRLAFEELFFYQLKMQAYQLLQKQNQQGLSLRIPLEEVRQFVRSLPFRLTNAQKRVIKEILDDLSHEHGMNRLLQGDVGSGKTIVAAVSLFAAVKAGYQGALMVPTEILAEQHMQSIVQLLSGYGIQVALLTGGLPVKARREVIGGLQMGTIDVVIGTHALIQEDVFFSRLGLVITDEQHRFGVEQRKILREKGLSPNVLFMTATPIPRTLAISVFGDMDVSIIDELPAGRKPIETYWVKEEMFDRVLGFIEKELKAGRQAYVICPLIEESDKLDVQNALDVHAQLTHHFAGDFAVGLMHGRLTSKEKDEVMRAFSENQVQILVSTTVVEVGVNVPNATVMVVIDAERFGLAQLHQLRGRVGRGSEQSFCILIADPKTEVGRERMRIMKETNDGFEVARRDLQLRGPGDFFGTKQSGLPDFKLADISQDFEQLELARQEAVALLGREDFWKNKEFYDLQVYLENEGIMEREILD, encoded by the coding sequence ATGAGTCGATTGTGGTCACAGGTAACAGAAGTTAAAGGTATTGGAGAAGAAAAGGCAAATGATCTTAAGGCTCTAGGAATTGCCACGGTTCATGATCTTTTATTTTATTTCCCATCTCGCTACGAGGATTATACTCTCAAAGATTTAAGTGAGGTGGCGGACGGGGAAAGAGTAACCATCCGAGGAACGGTTTATGGCGAGCCTTCCGTGCGTTTTTATGGTAGAAATAAGTCAAGGATGACGGTAAGACTGGTTGTTGATCAATTCGTGGTTACGGGAATCTGGTTTAACCAGCATTTCTTAAAGACAAAAATAACGCCAGGCAAGGAAATTCAAATCAGTGGAAAATGGGAGCGCAATCGACTTCAGGTAACCGTAGCGGAGACGAAGGTAACACCTCCATCCGTCAACGAAGCAACGGATGGGAAGCCGATAATTCAACCGGTATACCCTGTCTCCTCGACGGTTACTGTAAAACAGATGCGCAAGTACATCTCTCAGGCTTTGAAGCAGTTCTCTCAGGAAATAAAGGAGATCCTTCCTGCTTATCTACTCGGTCGATACGAGTTTATTCATCGGGCAGAGGCCATTACCTCTATACACTTTCCACCCTCTACGCAAGCAGGTAGAAAGGCAAGAGATCGGCTCGCCTTTGAGGAGCTGTTTTTCTACCAGCTCAAAATGCAAGCTTATCAACTCCTGCAGAAGCAAAATCAACAGGGACTCTCTCTCCGAATTCCTCTTGAGGAAGTAAGGCAGTTTGTTAGATCCCTTCCTTTTCGCTTAACCAATGCCCAGAAAAGAGTGATAAAAGAGATTCTCGACGATCTTTCGCATGAGCATGGGATGAATCGGTTACTTCAAGGAGATGTTGGTTCAGGGAAGACGATCGTTGCGGCTGTATCCTTGTTTGCTGCTGTTAAAGCTGGCTATCAGGGGGCGTTAATGGTCCCGACAGAAATTTTAGCTGAGCAGCACATGCAGTCCATTGTTCAGCTTTTGTCAGGGTATGGGATTCAAGTGGCTCTATTAACTGGAGGGTTACCTGTCAAAGCGCGTCGAGAAGTCATCGGCGGGTTGCAGATGGGAACGATAGATGTGGTGATAGGAACCCATGCGTTGATTCAAGAAGATGTCTTTTTTTCACGACTTGGTCTTGTGATTACAGATGAACAGCACAGGTTTGGCGTAGAGCAGCGTAAAATCTTGCGGGAAAAGGGGCTTTCGCCGAATGTCCTTTTCATGACGGCAACTCCGATTCCTCGCACGCTTGCGATCTCCGTATTTGGAGATATGGACGTATCCATTATCGATGAGCTCCCCGCCGGTCGAAAGCCCATTGAAACCTATTGGGTTAAGGAAGAAATGTTTGATAGAGTTTTAGGTTTTATTGAAAAAGAGTTAAAGGCTGGCCGTCAGGCGTATGTCATCTGCCCTTTAATCGAGGAATCGGATAAGCTTGATGTTCAAAACGCACTGGATGTCCATGCTCAGCTTACACATCATTTTGCAGGAGATTTCGCCGTTGGATTAATGCATGGACGATTAACTTCTAAGGAGAAGGATGAGGTGATGAGGGCCTTTAGTGAGAATCAGGTGCAGATTCTGGTTTCTACTACCGTTGTGGAGGTAGGGGTTAATGTTCCCAATGCTACGGTGATGGTCGTCATTGATGCGGAACGATTTGGGCTAGCTCAGCTGCATCAGCTACGTGGAAGAGTCGGTCGAGGGTCTGAACAATCCTTTTGCATCTTAATTGCTGATCCTAAAACAGAGGTGGGACGCGAACGGATGCGTATTATGAAAGAAACAAACGATGGTTTTGAGGTTGCACGAAGAGATCTGCAATTGAGAGGACCTGGTGATTTCTTCGGCACCAAACAAAGTGGACTTCCTGATTTTAAACTAGCGGACATCTCTCAGGATTTTGAACAATTGGAGCTTGCGCGTCAGGAGGCTGTTGCATTGCTCGGTCGAGAGGACTTTTGGAAGAACAAGGAATTCTATGATCTTCAGGTTTATTTAGAGAATGAGGGGATTATGGAGAGGGAGATATTGGATTAG